A DNA window from Loxodonta africana isolate mLoxAfr1 chromosome 7, mLoxAfr1.hap2, whole genome shotgun sequence contains the following coding sequences:
- the LOC100667862 gene encoding olfactory receptor 8K5-like: MGPQNLTELTEFILVGVTRHPELQHPLFVAFLAIYMITVVGNMGLIVLTKADSHLQTPMYFFIRHLAFVDLGNSTVIYPKMLVDFVVDQNTISYYVCATQMAFYILFIICELFILSAVAYDRYVAICNPLLYNVIMSQKLCYALVGIPYLYSTFLSLMVTSKIFISTFCGSNIISHFYCDNTALIPLLCSNAREIELLIIIFSALNLISSLLVVLVSYMLILTAIIQMNSAEGRKKAFSTCGFHLTVVVVFYGTLLFMYLQPKSARSSDTDKMASVFYTLVIPVINPFIYSLRNKEVKHAFNRVFKRPCKLSI; this comes from the coding sequence ATGGGCCCACAGAATCTAACAGAACTGACTGAATTCATTCTAGTGGGAGTCACAAGGCACCCTGAGCTGCAGCATCCCCTATTTGTAGCCTTCCTTGCCATCTACATGATCACAGTGGTTGGAAACATGGGCCTGATTGTCTTGACCAAGGCAGACTCCCACctacagacacctatgtatttttttatcaGACACCTGGCCTTCGTCGATCTTGGTAATTCTACTGTTATTTATCCCAAGATGCTAGTAGATTTTGTTGTGGATCAAAATACCATATCCTATTATGTGTGTGCCACACAAATGGCTTTTTACATTCTGTTCATTATCTGTGAGCTCTTCATCCTGTCAGCcgtggcctatgaccgctatgtggccatctgtaaccctctgctctacaaTGTTATCATGTCCCAGAAACTTTGCTATGCACTCGTGGGCATTCCATATCTCTACAGCACCTTTCTGTCCCTGATGGTCACCAGTAAGATTTTTATATCAACCTTCTGTGGCTCTAACATCATCAGTCATTTCTACTGTGATAATACTGCCTTGATACCTTTGCTCTGCTCAAATGCACGAGAAATAGAATTGTTGATCATAATATTTTCAGCACTTAATTTAATTTCCTCTCTTCTGGTAGTCCTGGTCTCCTACATGCTGATTCTGACAGCTATAATTCAAATGAATTCTGCTGAGGGTAGGAAAAAAGCTTTCTCCACATGTGGTTTTCATCTGACAGTTGTGGTTGTGTTCTATGGAACTCTGTTATTTATGTATCTTCAGCCTAAATCTGCTCGTTCCTCTGATACTGACAAAATGGCATCCGTGTTTTACACTTTAGTCATCCCCGTGATAAACCCCTTCATTTACAGTTTAAGGAACAAAGAAGTAAAACATGCCTTTAACAGGGTGTTCAAGAGGCCATGCAAACTTTCTATTTGA
- the LOC135231869 gene encoding olfactory receptor 5J3-like, with the protein MAAENLTVITEFILLGLTDQAVLKIVLFVLFLVIYAITLVGNLGMIFLIHVTPKLHIPMYFFLSCLSFVDACNSSVIAPKMLINFLVVRETISFSACIVQHLFLGAFITSEGFLLSVMAYDRHVAIANPLLYTTAMSKRKCVGLVVGSCTGGMINSLIHTTSLGRLSFCGPNVVSHFFCDALTLLKLLCSDTSMNELLLLIFSGVIAMTTFLIVIVSYMFILVAILRICSASGRRKAFSTCASHLTAVTIFYGTLSFNYIQPSSQYSTEQEKIVSVFYTLVIPMLNPLIYSLRNKEVKDAVKRAIKMKYCPC; encoded by the coding sequence ATGGCTGCAGAGAATTTGACAGTTATTACTGAGTTTATTCTTTTGGGACTGACGGATCAGGCTGTATTGAAAATTGTGCTTTTTGTGTTGTTCCTGGTGATTTATGCCATTACCTTGGTGGGGAATCTGGGCATGATCTTCTTAATCCACGTCACTCCCAAGCTCCACAtacccatgtattttttcctcagttgCCTTTCATTTGTAGATGCCTGTAATTCATCAGTTATTGCACCTAAAATGCTGATCAACTTCTTGGTTGTGAGGGAAACCATTTCGTTCTCCGCCTGTATAGTGCAGCATTTGTTTTTGGGGGCGTTCATTACCTCAGAAGGATTCTTACTttcagtgatggcctatgaccgtcaTGTGGCCATTGCGAATCCTTTGCTTTATACAACAGCCATGTCTAAGAGAAAATGTGTAGGGTTGGTCGTTGGGTCTTGCACTGGTGGGATGATTAACTCATTGATACATACAACAAGTTTGGGGAGACTGTCTTTCTGTGGACCAAATGTTGTCAGTCACTTCTTCTGTGATGCTCTCACACTGCTAAAGCTGTTGTGTTCTGATACCTCCATGAATGAGTTGCTGCTGTTAATCTTCTCTGGAGTCATTGCCATGACCACCTTCTTGATTGTGATCGTTTCCTACATGTTCATCCTTGTTGCTATACTGAGGATCTGCTCAGCATCAGGCAGACGGAAAGCCTTCTCCACTTGTGCCTCTCACCTGACTGCTGTGACCATATTCTATGGTACCTTGAGCTTTAATTACATTCAGCCAAGCTCCCAGTATTCTACAGAACAAGAGAAGATAGTTTCTGTGTTCTATACACTAGTGATTCCCATGTTAAACCCATTGATTTATAGTCTGAGAAACAAGGAGGTGAAAGATGCTGTGAAAAGAGccataaaaatgaaatactgcccctGTTAA